From Paracoccus aminovorans, one genomic window encodes:
- a CDS encoding YnfA family protein, with protein sequence MTLAAPLAVYVLAALAEIAGCFAFWAWLRLSRSALWLVPGMISLALFAWLLTRVNADFAGRAYAAYGGIYVAASLGWLWLTEGQVPSRWDLLGGGLCVAGALVIVAGARG encoded by the coding sequence GTGACCCTTGCCGCGCCGCTGGCGGTCTATGTGCTGGCGGCGCTGGCCGAGATCGCCGGCTGCTTCGCCTTCTGGGCTTGGCTGCGGCTGAGCCGCTCGGCTCTGTGGCTGGTGCCGGGCATGATCTCTCTGGCGCTGTTCGCCTGGCTGCTGACCCGCGTGAACGCAGATTTCGCCGGCCGCGCCTATGCGGCCTATGGCGGGATCTACGTGGCCGCCTCGCTCGGCTGGCTGTGGCTGACCGAGGGGCAGGTGCCCTCGCGCTGGGACCTGCTCGGCGGCGGGCTGTGCGTGGCGGGCGCGCTGGTGATCGTGGCGGGCGCGCGCGGATAA
- the parE gene encoding DNA topoisomerase IV subunit B — protein sequence MADDLFPASDKAIDSYSAASIEVLEGLEPVRKRPGMYIGGTDERALHHLVAEILDNSMDEAVAGHASRIEVELLADFSVVIRDNGRGIPIDPHPKFPGKSALEVILCTLHAGGKFSGDAYQTSGGLHGVGASVVNALSDSMVVQVARSKELFQQSFSRGIPLGPVEKVGAAPNRRGTTVTFHADEQIFGHHRFKPARLVKMVKSKAYLFSGVEIRWKSEIDDGETPTEAVFHFPGGLADYLNEQLTGASSYADRPFAGSVDFKEKFGVPGKVDWAINWTPSRDGFIQSYCNTVPTPEGGTHEAGFWSAILKGIRAYGERVSNKKAAQITRDDLLTGGCALVSCFIREPEFVGQTKDRLATVEATRLVEGAVRDHFDNWLAADTKSAGAILDFLVLRAEERLRRRQEKETARKSATKKLRLPGKLVDCSATNREGTELFIVEGDSAGGSAKMARERQTQALLPLRGKILNVLGAASSKLGSNQEISDLCQALGVGMGSRFNVDDLRYDKIIIMTDADVDGAHIASLLMTFFFTQMRPLIDKGHLYLACPPLYRLTQGPHRIYVADDAEKETMLAKGLGGKGKIDVQRFKGLGEMDAKDLKDTTMNPKTRKLIRVSIDEEDGGETSDLVERLMGKKPELRFQFIQENAQFADAEELDL from the coding sequence ATGGCAGACGATCTTTTCCCGGCCTCGGACAAGGCGATTGACAGCTATTCCGCCGCGTCCATCGAGGTGCTGGAAGGGCTGGAACCCGTCCGCAAGCGCCCCGGCATGTATATCGGCGGCACCGACGAACGTGCGCTGCACCACCTGGTCGCGGAAATTCTCGACAACTCGATGGACGAGGCCGTCGCCGGCCACGCCAGCCGCATCGAGGTCGAGCTTCTGGCCGATTTCAGCGTGGTGATCCGCGACAACGGCCGCGGCATCCCCATCGACCCGCATCCGAAATTCCCCGGCAAGTCGGCGTTGGAGGTGATCCTGTGCACGCTGCATGCCGGCGGCAAGTTCTCGGGCGACGCCTACCAGACCTCGGGCGGGTTGCACGGCGTCGGCGCCTCGGTCGTCAACGCGCTCTCGGACAGCATGGTGGTGCAGGTCGCCCGCAGCAAGGAGCTGTTCCAGCAAAGCTTTTCGCGCGGCATCCCGCTGGGCCCGGTGGAAAAGGTCGGCGCCGCCCCGAACCGGCGCGGCACCACAGTGACCTTCCACGCCGACGAGCAGATCTTTGGCCACCACCGCTTCAAGCCCGCCCGGCTGGTCAAGATGGTGAAGTCGAAGGCCTATCTGTTCTCGGGCGTCGAGATCCGCTGGAAATCCGAGATCGACGACGGCGAGACGCCCACCGAGGCGGTCTTTCACTTCCCCGGCGGCCTGGCCGACTACCTGAACGAACAGCTCACCGGCGCCTCCAGCTATGCCGACCGCCCCTTCGCCGGCAGCGTGGACTTCAAGGAGAAATTCGGCGTTCCCGGCAAGGTCGATTGGGCGATCAACTGGACGCCCTCGCGCGACGGTTTCATCCAGAGCTATTGCAACACCGTGCCCACGCCCGAGGGCGGCACCCATGAGGCCGGCTTCTGGTCGGCGATCCTCAAGGGCATCCGCGCCTATGGCGAGCGAGTCAGCAACAAGAAGGCCGCGCAGATCACCCGCGACGACCTTTTGACCGGCGGCTGCGCGCTGGTGTCCTGCTTCATCCGCGAGCCGGAATTCGTCGGCCAGACCAAGGACCGCCTGGCCACGGTCGAGGCCACCCGGCTGGTCGAGGGCGCCGTGCGCGACCATTTCGACAACTGGCTGGCGGCCGATACGAAATCGGCGGGCGCGATCCTGGACTTTCTGGTGCTGCGCGCCGAAGAACGCCTGCGCCGCCGTCAGGAAAAAGAGACCGCCCGCAAATCGGCCACCAAGAAGCTGCGCCTGCCCGGCAAGCTGGTCGATTGCTCGGCCACCAACCGCGAAGGCACCGAGCTGTTCATCGTCGAGGGCGACTCGGCCGGCGGCAGCGCTAAGATGGCGCGCGAGCGCCAGACCCAGGCGCTGCTGCCCCTGCGCGGCAAGATCCTGAACGTGCTGGGCGCCGCCAGTTCCAAACTGGGCAGCAACCAGGAGATCAGCGACCTGTGCCAGGCGCTTGGCGTCGGCATGGGCTCGCGCTTCAACGTGGACGACCTGCGCTACGACAAGATCATCATCATGACCGATGCGGACGTGGACGGCGCCCATATCGCCAGCCTGCTGATGACCTTTTTCTTCACCCAGATGCGGCCGCTGATCGACAAGGGGCATCTCTATCTGGCCTGCCCGCCGCTCTATCGCCTGACCCAGGGGCCGCATCGCATCTATGTCGCCGACGATGCCGAGAAAGAGACGATGCTCGCCAAGGGCCTGGGCGGCAAGGGCAAGATCGACGTCCAGCGCTTCAAGGGCCTGGGCGAGATGGACGCCAAGGACCTGAAGGACACGACGATGAACCCGAAGACGCGCAAGCTGATCCGGGTCTCGATCGACGAGGAGGACGGCGGCGAGACCTCGGACCTGGTCGAGCGGCTGATGGGCAAGAAGCCCGAGCTTCGCTTCCAGTTCATCCAGGAGAACGCGCAATTCGCGGATGCCGAGGAACTGGACCTGTGA
- the ppk2 gene encoding polyphosphate kinase 2 — MVTSQSRAHSEGGELVAGAGAIPVPAAAAVDEQPAEGADAAKGADAAEGVRGPTRFPRVDPDAIRLAFETGRYPYPRRMGRAAYEREKAQLQAELLKVQIWAQETGQKFVILFEGRDAAGKGGTIKRFMEHLNPRFARVVALNKPSEEERGQWFFQRYVRHLPTAGEMVFYDRSWYNRAGVERVMGFCSPVEYLEFMRQAPEYERMLVRSGIRLYKYWFSVTRDEQRRRFRERETDPLKRWKLSPIDLASLDKWDDYTEAKEAMFFYTDTADAPWTIVKSNDKKRARLNCMRHFLATLDYPDKDPGIVAPPDPLIVGHASHVIHQAEHILGTSLHPDRRRVAPAAG; from the coding sequence ATGGTGACGAGTCAGTCGCGGGCGCATTCCGAGGGTGGTGAGTTGGTCGCCGGGGCAGGAGCGATTCCCGTCCCGGCGGCTGCTGCGGTGGACGAGCAGCCGGCCGAGGGGGCTGACGCGGCGAAGGGTGCCGACGCGGCGGAGGGCGTGCGGGGACCGACCCGCTTTCCCCGCGTCGACCCCGACGCCATCCGGCTGGCCTTCGAGACGGGGCGCTATCCCTATCCTCGCCGCATGGGCCGCGCGGCCTATGAGCGGGAAAAGGCGCAGCTTCAGGCGGAATTGCTGAAGGTGCAGATCTGGGCGCAGGAGACCGGGCAGAAATTCGTCATCCTGTTCGAGGGCCGCGACGCCGCCGGCAAGGGCGGCACGATCAAGCGCTTCATGGAGCATCTGAATCCGCGCTTTGCCCGGGTGGTGGCGCTGAACAAGCCCTCCGAGGAAGAGCGGGGGCAATGGTTCTTCCAGCGCTATGTCCGGCACCTGCCGACGGCCGGCGAAATGGTGTTCTACGACCGCAGCTGGTACAACCGTGCCGGGGTCGAGCGGGTGATGGGCTTCTGCTCGCCGGTCGAATACCTGGAGTTCATGCGCCAGGCCCCGGAATACGAGCGGATGCTGGTCCGCTCAGGCATCCGGCTTTACAAATACTGGTTCTCGGTCACGCGGGACGAGCAGCGCCGCCGCTTCCGCGAACGCGAGACCGACCCGCTGAAGCGCTGGAAGCTGTCGCCCATCGACCTGGCCAGCCTGGACAAATGGGACGACTACACCGAGGCGAAAGAGGCGATGTTCTTCTATACCGACACCGCCGACGCGCCCTGGACCATCGTCAAGTCGAACGACAAGAAGCGTGCGCGGCTGAACTGCATGCGGCATTTCCTGGCCACGCTGGACTATCCCGACAAGGACCCGGGCATCGTCGCGCCGCCGGACCCGCTGATCGTCGGCCATGCCAGCCATGTGATCCACCAGGCCGAGCATATCCTCGGCACTTCACTGCATCCCGACCGGCGGCGCGTGGCGCCGGCGGCGGGCTAG
- a CDS encoding glutathione S-transferase family protein — protein sequence MLTVYGVTRSRASRIIWLCHELDLPFKQVPVIQAYRLEDADAPGAPLNTRSESFLKLSPAGAIPVIQDGDLVLSESLACTLHLARRHGQPLGPADLVEDALMLQWSFYAATMIEPDALVILFNHRNGQAQPGAAQATVAHAAERLVRPLRVIEDHLARHGHMVGGRFTVADLNLAEVLRYAQGHGELMEPFPAVQAWLSDCQDRPAFRKMWQERLAEPE from the coding sequence ATGCTGACCGTCTATGGCGTCACCCGCTCGCGCGCCTCGCGCATCATCTGGCTGTGTCACGAGCTGGACCTGCCCTTCAAGCAGGTGCCGGTGATCCAGGCCTATCGGCTGGAGGATGCGGATGCGCCCGGCGCGCCCCTGAACACGCGTTCGGAAAGCTTCCTGAAGCTGTCGCCCGCCGGGGCGATCCCGGTGATCCAGGACGGCGACCTGGTGCTGTCCGAATCGCTGGCCTGCACGCTGCACCTGGCGCGCAGGCACGGCCAGCCCCTGGGTCCCGCCGACCTGGTCGAGGATGCGCTGATGCTGCAATGGAGCTTCTACGCCGCGACCATGATCGAGCCGGACGCGCTGGTGATCCTGTTCAACCACCGCAACGGCCAGGCCCAGCCCGGCGCGGCGCAGGCCACGGTCGCCCATGCGGCCGAGCGGCTGGTGCGGCCGCTGCGGGTGATCGAGGACCACCTGGCCCGCCACGGCCATATGGTCGGCGGCCGCTTCACCGTCGCCGACCTGAACCTGGCCGAGGTGCTGCGCTATGCCCAGGGCCATGGCGAGCTGATGGAGCCGTTCCCCGCGGTGCAGGCCTGGCTTTCCGACTGCCAGGACCGGCCGGCATTCCGCAAGATGTGGCAGGAGCGGCTGGCCGAACCCGAGTGA
- a CDS encoding dipeptidase gives MIRRIFLWLLALAVLAAAAVAVWGPGFVERRLNPVTMPEAGWPVSPQAEALHQRLVIGDWHSDALLWDRDLLRRAGRGHVDIPRLVEGNVGLQVFATVTKSPRGQNYSRNSAEAPDNITPLFIGQLRPLSSWFSLKERALVQAAALRRAAEEAPEELMLIRSAEDLQTLLEARQNGARTVGALLGTEGGHPLEGNIANLQVLYGAGFRLVGLTHFFDNELGGSLHGTGGEGLTDFGREVVEQMMARRMIVDLAHAGPQVVRDVLAIPGSRPILSHTGIHGHCATPRNLPDDLVQAIAEKGGVIGIGFWADVNCGKTPADIAASIKAAIALVGEDAVSLGSDYDGSVDAPFDVAHLAALTQALMDAGLTEQQIAKVMGGNMMRYLAQNL, from the coding sequence ATGATCCGGCGCATTTTCCTTTGGCTTCTGGCGCTGGCGGTGCTGGCCGCAGCGGCGGTGGCAGTCTGGGGTCCGGGCTTCGTCGAGCGGCGCCTGAACCCGGTGACCATGCCCGAGGCGGGGTGGCCGGTCTCGCCCCAAGCCGAGGCGCTGCACCAGCGCCTGGTGATCGGCGACTGGCATTCCGACGCCCTGCTGTGGGACCGCGACCTGCTGCGCCGCGCCGGGCGCGGCCATGTCGACATCCCCCGGCTGGTCGAGGGCAATGTCGGGCTGCAGGTCTTTGCCACCGTGACCAAAAGCCCGCGCGGCCAGAACTACAGCCGGAACTCGGCCGAGGCGCCGGACAATATCACGCCGCTGTTCATCGGCCAGTTGCGGCCGCTCTCTTCCTGGTTCAGCCTCAAGGAGCGCGCCCTGGTCCAGGCCGCCGCCTTGCGCCGCGCCGCCGAGGAAGCGCCGGAAGAGCTGATGCTGATCCGCTCGGCCGAGGATCTGCAGACCCTGTTGGAGGCCCGGCAGAACGGCGCCAGGACCGTCGGCGCGCTGCTGGGGACCGAGGGCGGGCATCCGCTGGAAGGCAATATCGCCAACCTGCAGGTGCTTTACGGCGCCGGCTTCCGCCTGGTGGGGCTGACGCATTTCTTCGACAACGAACTTGGCGGCAGCCTGCACGGCACCGGCGGCGAGGGCCTGACCGATTTCGGCCGCGAGGTGGTGGAGCAGATGATGGCGCGGCGCATGATCGTCGACCTGGCCCATGCCGGCCCGCAAGTGGTGCGCGACGTGCTGGCGATCCCGGGCAGCCGGCCGATCCTGTCCCATACCGGCATCCACGGCCATTGCGCGACACCGCGCAACCTGCCCGACGATCTGGTCCAGGCTATCGCCGAGAAGGGCGGCGTCATCGGCATCGGCTTCTGGGCCGACGTGAACTGCGGCAAGACCCCCGCCGACATCGCCGCCTCGATCAAGGCCGCGATCGCGCTGGTGGGAGAGGACGCGGTCTCGCTGGGATCGGATTACGATGGCTCGGTCGACGCGCCCTTCGATGTGGCCCATCTTGCGGCATTGACCCAGGCGCTGATGGATGCGGGCCTGACCGAACAGCAGATCGCCAAGGTCATGGGCGGCAACATGATGCGCTATCTTGCCCAGAACCTGTGA
- a CDS encoding M3 family oligoendopeptidase produces the protein MTISACRPPFRALPARLPVRDENALPVAAENPDLGSLPDWDLTDLYPAPDAPELTRDLDEVEAACCMFARDYEGKLASLEPDKMLECIERYQQIDILAGRIMSYAGLRYYQNTTDAARAKLMGDLQDRITTATTKLVFFSLEFNRIPEARYDELFAAPNGPARYKPVFDRMRAMRPYQLSNELERFLHDNSVVGAAAWNRLFDETTAALTFEVEGETLGLEATLNLLTDHDRARREAGARALAEVFGKNVKLFARIHNTLAKEKSIEDKWRKMPTPQTARHLSNHVEPEVVEALRNAVTAAYPRLSHRYYRLKAKWLGLDKLQVWDRNAPLPTETPRLIAWPEAEATVLDAYAGFSPKLAELAQPFFERGWIDAGVKPGKAPGAFAHPTVTTVHPYVLLNYLGKPRDVMTLAHELGHGVHQRLAAAQGELLASTPLTLAETASVFGEMLTFRALLAKTTDPAQRKALLAGKVEDMINTVVRQIAFYDFECKLHAARAKGELTPEDINALWMSIQAESLGDAFEFMPGYETFWTYVPHFVHSPFYVYAYAFGDGLVNALYAAYEDGLPDFQAKYFAMLSAGGSQHHKELLAPFGLDASDPAFWDKGLSMIEGFIDELEALEA, from the coding sequence ATGACGATTTCTGCCTGCCGCCCGCCCTTCCGCGCCCTGCCCGCCCGCCTGCCGGTCCGGGACGAGAATGCGCTGCCCGTCGCCGCCGAAAACCCCGATCTGGGCAGCCTGCCCGACTGGGACCTGACCGACCTCTACCCGGCGCCCGACGCGCCGGAACTGACCCGCGATCTCGATGAGGTCGAGGCGGCTTGCTGCATGTTCGCCCGCGACTACGAAGGCAAGCTGGCGTCGCTCGAACCGGACAAGATGCTGGAATGCATCGAGCGCTACCAGCAGATCGACATCCTGGCCGGGCGGATCATGTCCTATGCCGGGCTGCGCTATTACCAGAACACCACCGACGCGGCGCGCGCCAAGCTGATGGGCGACCTGCAGGATCGCATCACCACGGCGACGACCAAGCTCGTGTTCTTCAGCCTGGAATTCAACCGCATCCCCGAGGCCCGCTACGACGAGCTCTTCGCGGCACCGAACGGCCCGGCGCGCTACAAGCCGGTCTTCGACCGCATGCGCGCCATGCGGCCCTACCAGCTGTCGAACGAGCTGGAGCGTTTCCTGCACGACAATTCCGTGGTCGGCGCCGCCGCCTGGAACCGCCTCTTCGACGAGACCACCGCCGCCCTGACCTTCGAGGTCGAGGGCGAGACGCTGGGTCTTGAGGCGACGCTGAATCTGTTGACGGACCACGACCGCGCCCGCCGCGAGGCCGGCGCCAGGGCGCTGGCCGAGGTGTTCGGCAAGAACGTCAAGCTTTTCGCCCGCATCCACAACACCCTGGCGAAGGAAAAATCCATCGAGGACAAGTGGCGCAAGATGCCGACACCGCAGACCGCGCGCCACCTGTCGAACCATGTCGAGCCCGAGGTGGTCGAGGCCCTGCGCAACGCGGTGACCGCCGCCTATCCGCGCCTGTCGCATCGCTACTACCGGCTGAAGGCGAAGTGGCTGGGGCTCGACAAGCTGCAGGTCTGGGACCGCAACGCGCCGCTGCCCACCGAGACCCCGCGCCTGATCGCCTGGCCCGAGGCCGAGGCCACGGTCCTCGACGCCTATGCCGGCTTCTCGCCGAAACTGGCGGAACTGGCGCAGCCCTTCTTCGAGCGGGGCTGGATCGACGCCGGCGTGAAGCCCGGCAAGGCGCCCGGCGCCTTTGCGCATCCCACCGTCACCACCGTGCATCCCTATGTGCTGCTGAACTACCTCGGCAAGCCGCGCGACGTGATGACGCTGGCGCATGAGCTGGGCCACGGCGTCCACCAGCGACTGGCCGCGGCACAGGGCGAACTGCTGGCCTCGACGCCGCTGACCCTGGCCGAGACCGCCTCGGTCTTCGGCGAGATGCTGACCTTCCGCGCGCTGCTGGCGAAAACCACCGATCCGGCCCAGCGCAAGGCGCTGCTGGCGGGCAAGGTCGAGGACATGATCAACACGGTCGTGCGCCAGATCGCCTTCTACGATTTCGAATGCAAGCTGCACGCCGCGCGCGCCAAGGGCGAGCTCACGCCCGAGGACATCAATGCGCTGTGGATGTCGATCCAGGCGGAATCGCTGGGCGACGCCTTCGAGTTCATGCCGGGCTACGAGACCTTCTGGACCTATGTGCCGCATTTCGTGCACTCGCCTTTCTACGTCTACGCCTATGCCTTCGGCGACGGGTTGGTGAACGCGCTCTACGCCGCCTACGAGGACGGGCTGCCCGACTTCCAGGCGAAATATTTCGCCATGCTTTCGGCCGGCGGGTCGCAGCATCACAAGGAACTGCTGGCTCCCTTCGGCCTAGACGCCTCGGATCCGGCCTTCTGGGACAAGGGCCTGTCGATGATCGAGGGATTCATCGACGAGCTGGAAGCGTTGGAGGCGTAA
- a CDS encoding alpha/beta hydrolase, with protein MTPAPFNTLPGDPLPMARAFWLRAEDGVRLRAGHWAAGGASGTVLLFPGRTEYLEKYAEVAADLNAAGLDVLALDWRGQGMSDRLQDNVRPGHIGSFLDYQRDVVEMVVAAQDLDLPRPWHLLAHSMGGAIGLAALDGGLPVASAVFSSPMWGIDLHGIPEALALALATAMARLGRGGHPAPRSGGEESFVLLDPFRDNLLTHDGRRWGRLVAEAAAWRDISIGGASNDWLREAILECRRLATLPAPALPALIALGDGERIVSPRAIRSRAAGWLGARLLELDECRHEPMIERDPVRDRFLQAALAHFAAAASP; from the coding sequence ATGACCCCGGCGCCCTTCAACACGCTCCCGGGCGATCCGCTGCCCATGGCCCGCGCCTTCTGGCTGCGGGCCGAGGACGGGGTGCGGCTGCGCGCGGGGCACTGGGCGGCGGGCGGCGCCTCGGGGACGGTGCTGCTGTTCCCCGGGCGCACCGAATACCTTGAGAAATATGCCGAGGTCGCGGCGGATCTGAATGCCGCCGGGCTGGACGTGCTGGCGCTGGACTGGCGCGGTCAGGGCATGTCCGACCGCCTGCAGGACAATGTGCGGCCCGGCCATATCGGCAGCTTCCTGGACTATCAGCGCGACGTGGTCGAAATGGTGGTCGCGGCACAGGACCTGGACCTGCCGCGTCCCTGGCACCTGCTGGCCCATTCCATGGGCGGCGCCATCGGGCTTGCGGCGCTCGACGGCGGGTTGCCGGTCGCCAGCGCGGTGTTCTCCTCGCCGATGTGGGGCATCGACCTGCACGGCATTCCCGAGGCGCTGGCCCTGGCCCTGGCCACGGCGATGGCGCGCCTGGGCCGCGGCGGCCATCCCGCGCCCCGCTCGGGCGGCGAGGAAAGCTTCGTGCTGCTGGACCCGTTCCGCGACAACCTGCTGACCCATGACGGCCGCCGCTGGGGCCGGCTGGTGGCCGAGGCCGCCGCCTGGCGCGACATCTCGATCGGCGGCGCCAGCAACGACTGGCTGCGCGAGGCGATCCTGGAATGCCGCCGCCTGGCCACCCTGCCCGCCCCCGCCCTGCCGGCGCTGATCGCGCTTGGCGACGGCGAGCGCATCGTCTCGCCCCGGGCGATCCGCAGCCGAGCGGCCGGCTGGCTCGGGGCCCGGCTGCTGGAGCTGGATGAATGCCGGCATGAGCCGATGATCGAGCGCGATCCGGTCCGCGACCGCTTCCTGCAAGCAGCGCTGGCGCATTTCGCCGCGGCGGCCTCGCCCTAG
- a CDS encoding SCP2 sterol-binding domain-containing protein: MSKVIEGAVAALAEKAKGFDGTAKFVIEGEGSVYIDENGARAGDDEAEVTLTANRETFEGILSGDVNPTTAFMTGKLKVDGSMGTAMKLGALLS; encoded by the coding sequence ATGAGCAAAGTCATCGAGGGCGCCGTGGCCGCGCTGGCCGAAAAGGCCAAGGGCTTCGACGGCACCGCCAAATTCGTCATCGAGGGCGAAGGCTCGGTCTATATCGACGAAAACGGCGCCCGCGCCGGCGATGACGAGGCCGAGGTGACGCTGACCGCCAACCGCGAGACCTTCGAGGGCATCCTGTCGGGCGACGTGAACCCGACCACCGCCTTCATGACCGGCAAGCTGAAGGTCGACGGCTCGATGGGCACGGCGATGAAGCTGGGCGCGCTGCTGTCTTGA
- a CDS encoding tetratricopeptide repeat protein, with the protein MPHFHHAVATGLLLGLAVPGGFPAWGQHVPKDAPAIQAQDADPQEESPENESDSPVEDALSEPAAPAEPTVEALTREREDLDLLFAELAQPGGETWARAETDILRIWSRSGSAAMDLLYKRGESALDAGDIPTALGHLTALTDHAPDFAAGWYLRSVAFYLDGDYGPAIADLEQVLRLEPRHFGALTQLGTMLDELGDKRRALEAFRASLKLHPHQEDAQDAVRRIEQELQGTAV; encoded by the coding sequence GTGCCTCATTTCCATCATGCCGTTGCGACAGGGCTTCTTCTGGGGCTGGCGGTTCCCGGCGGTTTCCCGGCATGGGGCCAGCACGTCCCCAAGGACGCCCCAGCGATACAAGCGCAGGATGCGGACCCGCAAGAAGAATCTCCCGAAAATGAAAGCGATTCGCCGGTCGAGGACGCGCTGTCCGAGCCCGCCGCCCCGGCCGAGCCGACCGTCGAGGCCCTGACGCGCGAACGCGAGGACCTGGACCTGCTTTTCGCCGAACTGGCCCAGCCCGGGGGCGAGACCTGGGCGCGGGCCGAAACCGACATCCTGCGCATCTGGTCGCGCTCGGGTTCGGCGGCGATGGACCTGCTCTACAAGCGGGGCGAGTCGGCGCTGGACGCGGGCGACATCCCGACCGCCCTCGGCCACCTGACCGCGCTGACCGACCACGCGCCGGATTTCGCGGCGGGCTGGTATCTCCGCTCGGTCGCCTTCTATCTGGACGGCGACTACGGTCCCGCCATCGCCGACCTGGAGCAGGTGTTGCGGCTGGAGCCGCGCCATTTCGGCGCGCTGACCCAGCTTGGCACCATGCTGGATGAGCTGGGCGACAAGCGCCGGGCGCTGGAGGCGTTCCGGGCCAGCCTGAAGCTGCATCCGCATCAGGAGGATGCGCAGGACGCCGTCCGGCGGATCGAACAGGAACTGCAGGGCACGGCCGTTTGA